Genomic DNA from Candidatus Binataceae bacterium:
TTCGCGAAAATCGCCGCCGGGCGCGGGAGATCCGCCATCTCAGCAGCGTCCGCAGGCAGACAAACCGGCACAGATTCCGCGGCGCGCAAGGAGGATCGCGAGCCTATGCATCGCAGCGAATTCACCATTCTCACGCTGAACATCTTCCATGACCTGCCGGCATACCGCCACCTGGAGCGCCGCTGCGAGCTTATCGCCGAGGCTATCGCGGCGCGCCGTCCGCACGTCGCCGCACTCCAGGAGGTGCTGCGCGCAACGAGCACGGGGGATATCGGGGCGAAAATCCGCGACCGTGTTAATCAGCTCTGCGGCGGAGAGTCCTACAGGCTCGATTACGTGGCGGCCGACGGCGCCGGCGAGGGTGAGTTTTCCTTCGATGAGGGCGTCGCGCTGCTGAGCCGCGTGGCGCCGGCAGGCCCGGCCAAGACGCTCAAGTATGCGGCGCAGGTCGAGCTAGCGACCGAGGTGGCCGGACATCGCTACCGCCTGCCGGATGACCGTGTCGCGTTGCGCCGGCGGTTTCGGCTGGAGAACGGCGCCAGTGTCGACATAGCTGTCTCGCATCTGACGGACCGAGCGGAAGCTGTCGGCGGCGCCGCGGTGCGGACGATGCAGGCGCGCGAGCTCGCCGCATGGGCCCCGGCCGAAGGCGATACGGACAGCACGCTGATCCTTGCGGGCGACTTCAATGACGTTCCCGGGTCGGAGACGATCGCTGAATTGAGCCGCGCCGGCTTCATCGATCTGCACGAAGCCTTCGGCAGCGGCCCCGGCTACACCAACGATCGCGATGATCTCGAGCTGAATGCCGAGCATGCATCGCACAATCAGCGCATCGACTACCTGATGATGCGTCCGGCAGGCCGCCGCGCGCCCGAAGTAAGCGAAGTCGCGTTGTTCGCCGACCGGCCGCATCGCCAGAGCGACGGCACGTGGCTTTGGCCGTCGGATCATATCGGCGTAATCGCAACGCTGTGGGTGTAGGCGCAAGGGTCGCGGGCAAGCTCTCCGACTCATCGACGGCATCGCTCACATAGCTGAAAGCAGCGCTCATTCCGCTGCGCCGTCGGATCCCGCATCGTCAGCGCTGCGCGGGCCGAAGGCGACGCCGCGGCGCGAGGCGCGGATGAACTCGACCATCTCGGCCACTTCGGGCGTCATCGGGCCCGCCGCTGCCAGCTCCGCAAGCGCCAGCTTGAGATTGCGCCGCTCGCCGAACAGGGTCTTGAAGGCGCGGCGAAGGGCGGAGATCGCGCGCGCATCGATTCCCGCGCGCCTCAGCCCGACGACGTTTATTCCGCGCAGCGTGTGAGTCCCGTCGGCGAGGCAAAAAGGCGGGATGTCGCGGCTGGTGCGGCTCATCCCGCGCATCATCGCGAGCCGCCCGATCCTGACGAACTGATGCACCACGCAGTTGCCCGAAACCAGCGCCCGCTCGCCGACTTCGGCCCATCCCGCGAGCAATGCGCCGCCCGCGATGATCGTCGAGTTGCCGACGCGGCAGTCGTGCGCAACGTGCGCGTTCTGCATCAGGAAGTTGTCGTCGCCGATGATCGTGATGTCGCCGCGCTCGCTGCCGCGATGGACGGTCACGCCTTCGCGAAAGACGTTGCGCGCGCCGATCCGCACGCGGCGCGGAGCGCCGCTATAGGCAAGGTCCTGCGGCTCGCCGCCGATCACCGCGTTGGGATGCAGCACGTTGGCCTCGCCCATCTCGACCTCGCCGAGGACCGTAACGTGGCCGATAAGCCGGGTGCGCGCGCCGATCCGGATCGCGCCGTCGAGCAGGCAAAACGCTCCGATCTCGACGCCCGGCGCAAGCACGACCTCGGGCCCAACCACCGCGCTTGGATGGATCCGGGCCGGCGCCGTAGCCTCGGCCGGAGCATCGGATTGGATGCTCAATTGAGGAATTTCTTCTTCAGGTCGTCAGGATGCTCGCGATCCTCGACCTTGTTGCCTGCGACGCGATAGTCCTCTCCCGCCCACTTGCCGAGGTCAAGCATCTGGCATCGCTCCGAGCAGAACGGGCGGAAGCGGTTGGCCGGCCTCATCTCCGCAGGCTGCTTGCAAATTGGACAGCGCATCGCCATTCACCCGATTCGAGAATTGCCAGATGGCGGCGCGGCGCGCAAATCCTCATCCGGCTCGTCATCATCCC
This window encodes:
- a CDS encoding DNA gyrase inhibitor YacG, translated to MRCPICKQPAEMRPANRFRPFCSERCQMLDLGKWAGEDYRVAGNKVEDREHPDDLKKKFLN
- a CDS encoding endonuclease/exonuclease/phosphatase family protein — its product is MHRSEFTILTLNIFHDLPAYRHLERRCELIAEAIAARRPHVAALQEVLRATSTGDIGAKIRDRVNQLCGGESYRLDYVAADGAGEGEFSFDEGVALLSRVAPAGPAKTLKYAAQVELATEVAGHRYRLPDDRVALRRRFRLENGASVDIAVSHLTDRAEAVGGAAVRTMQARELAAWAPAEGDTDSTLILAGDFNDVPGSETIAELSRAGFIDLHEAFGSGPGYTNDRDDLELNAEHASHNQRIDYLMMRPAGRRAPEVSEVALFADRPHRQSDGTWLWPSDHIGVIATLWV
- the lpxA gene encoding acyl-ACP--UDP-N-acetylglucosamine O-acyltransferase is translated as MSIQSDAPAEATAPARIHPSAVVGPEVVLAPGVEIGAFCLLDGAIRIGARTRLIGHVTVLGEVEMGEANVLHPNAVIGGEPQDLAYSGAPRRVRIGARNVFREGVTVHRGSERGDITIIGDDNFLMQNAHVAHDCRVGNSTIIAGGALLAGWAEVGERALVSGNCVVHQFVRIGRLAMMRGMSRTSRDIPPFCLADGTHTLRGINVVGLRRAGIDARAISALRRAFKTLFGERRNLKLALAELAAAGPMTPEVAEMVEFIRASRRGVAFGPRSADDAGSDGAAE